In Oncorhynchus nerka isolate Pitt River linkage group LG26, Oner_Uvic_2.0, whole genome shotgun sequence, one DNA window encodes the following:
- the LOC115110091 gene encoding zinc finger and SCAN domain-containing protein 2-like isoform X1, translated as MSTAFCFQAQLVSVMDALSKTAVSEISKLVDIESKVLKLEITRGRNEIATLTEKLQLMENLFWVGGGHRQDATADTRTKTTTRVRDGSMNDYCERPQSEPKIAAIKKRFAKLTRFEYSMGSESSWENICPPQEMHVIHQVEDGALVLETVPTTVVRDQPELIVIKEEPSEVDIWGSGPKTELINENGAATSLDTDVGCLDVLQHCPDSSDIHPILTESQVNHSTQPLSGVQSEDLDTHWTTPACSQSQDVQQITLAAQRSSITGNSSGGITNVPSQSFSVAKSNMKIHSLRTSGAKIFGCMQCGKNFRCSSQLEIHQRSHTGEKPYRCTLCGKRYAQKGHLYTHQRTHTGEKPYRCLDCGKSFIQKCTLDMHQRTHTGEKPYVCVKCGKGFTKNCNLKKHMGVHTEFSMHVYSESSLQEDRWTNRPQPY; from the exons ATGTCGACAGCCTTTTGTTTTCAAGCACAGCTCGTTTCTGTCATGGACGCGTTATCAAAAACAGCAGTTTCAGAAATAAGCAAACTAGTCGACATCGAATCAAAGGTTTTAAAATTAGAAATAACGCGTGGTCGGAATGAAATAGCAACACTTACAGAGAAATTGCAGCTGATGGAGAATTTGTTTTGGGTCGGGGGGGGGCACAGGCAGGACGCAACGGCAGATACACGCACGAAAACGACAACAAGAGTGAGAGATGGTTCAATGAACGATTATTGTGAAAGACCTCAGTCTGAGCCCAAAATAGCTGCAATCAAAAAAAGGTTTGCAAAGTTGACCCGTTTTGAATATTCTATGGGCAG TGAGAGTTCCTGGGAAAATATTTGTCCTCCCCAAGAGATGCACGTCATCCATCAGGTTGAAGATGGTGCTCTTGTTTTGGAAACAGTG CCTACCACAGTGGTGAGAGACCAGCCTGAGTTGATTGTGATCAAGGAGGAACCTTCAGAGGTGGACATATGGGGTAGTGGGCCAAAGACCGAGCTCATAAATGAAAATG gagcagcaacatcacTTGATACAGATGTTGGGTGTCTCGATGTGCTTCAGCATTGTCCAGATAGCTCAGACATCCACCCTATACTTACTGAGAGCCAAGTGAACCACAGCACTCAGCCCTTATCCGGAGTGCAATCGGAGGACCTGGACACGCATTGGACGACACCTGCATGTTCACAGAGCCAGGATGTGCAGCAGATCACACTTGCTGCACAGAGAAGCTCCATaactggaaacagctctggtggtaTAACAAATGTGCCCTCTCAGAGTTTCAGTGTGGCAAAGTCAAACATGAAGATCCACAGCCTGAGAACATCAGGAGCTAAAATATTTGGCTGTATGCAATGTGGCAAGAACTTCAGGTGTTCTAGTCAGCTGGAAATACACCAGCGAagtcacactggagagaaaccgtaCCGATGCACGCTGTGTGGAAAGAGATACGCACAGAAAGGGCATCTTTATACCCACCAACGCACACACACCGGAGAAAAGCCATATCGCTGCCTCGACTGTGGCAAGAGCTTCATTCAAAAATGCACTCTCGATATGCACCAACGTACCCACACCGGAGAAAAACCTTATGTTTGTGTGAAATGTGGGAAGGGATTTACTAAAAACTGTAACCTTAAGAAACACATGGGTGTACATACAGAGTTTAGCATGCATGTTTACAGTGAGTCCAGTTTACAAGAGGACAGATGGACAAATAGACCTCAGCCGTACTAG
- the LOC115110855 gene encoding zinc finger protein 226-like isoform X2: MFNQIIGLNGSPTIEGIFGKEWCLDLWNHGDPYSTENSPQHIAKSTGVPSGQADVKEEDFEVEIINSRDQQERPTIILDGDDDLLDNGREGPSNEYPSFDSFRQDRPGRRDKQVLEMSTTDVSTGHTLRFISIDGVEEEYGEHVFPIEDDETNEFLPDDTELLPNEGQDEHITKPTYAKKSLAKSKSKAGKTAGKTKTFSYFNRFNLHSHSKSDTNKLSCVICKKTFLRQNHLTMHMKSHKSLYCSVCKNCYPGKTQLKKHKCVAPDDLASNSSKYFCHYCGKSFSCPSSLRIHHLVHTGERPHTCTVCGRGFTQKGNLKCHMRLHTGEKPYKCLTCEIGFTQKVYLTQHLAKAHGQKEDNKKKKQVHKCSKCQLSFVNQQLLQTHMTVHKNK; the protein is encoded by the exons GTCTAAATGGGTCCCCTACCATCGAAGGAATATTTGGGAAGGAATGGTGCCTTGATCTATGGAACCATGGGGATCCCTACAGCACAGAGAACAGTCCGCAACACATTGCCAAA TCAACAGGGGTGCCTTCAGGCCAAGCTGACGTTAAAGAGGAGGATTTTGAGGTGGAAATCATAAACAGCAGAGACCAACAGGAAAGACCAACAATAATTTTAGACG GAGATGACGACTTATTGGACAATGGAAGAGAAGGGCCCTCCAATGAGTATCCATCCTTTGATTCCTTCCGCCAGGACAGGCCAGGGAGACGGGATAAACAGGTACTGGAGATGTCAACTACGGATGTCTCCACAGGACACACTTTACGTTTCATATCCATCGacggagtggaggaggaatatggCGAACATGTATTTCCCATTGAGGACGATGAGACGAACGAGTTCCTACCAGACGATACCGAGCTGTTGCCCAACGAAGGACAAGATGAACACATCACAAAGCCAACGTATGCAAAGAAGTCTTTAGCAAAGTCAAAAAGCAAAGCTGGAAAGACTGCTGGGAAGACTAAGACTTTCAGTTACTTTAATAGGTTTAACTTGCACTCCCATAGTAAATCCGACACAAACAAGTTAAGTTGTGTGATTTGTAAGAAGACTTTCTTGCGGCAGAACCATCTGACGATGCATATGAAATCTCACAAATCGCTGTACTGCAGTGTGTGTAAGAACTGTTATCCTGGGAAAACTCAGCTCAAAAAACACAAGTGTGTTGCTCCCGATGATCTGGCCTCGAACAGCTCGAAGTACTTTTGCCATTACTGCGGCAAGTCTTTCAGCTGTCCGTCAAGCCTGAGGATACACCACCTGGTGCACACGGGAGAGAGACCCCACACGTGCACTGTCTGCGGGAGAGGATTCACACAGAAGGGCAATCTGAAATGTCACATGCGCCTTCACACTGGTGAGAAACCGTACAAATGCCTCACATGCGAAATTGGTTTCACCCAGAAAGTATACCTCACTCAGCACTTGGCCAAAGCTCACGGTCAAAAGGAAGATAATAAGAAAAAGAAGCAAGTGCACAAATGTTCTAAGTGTCAGTTGTCTTTCGTCAATCAGCAACTGCTCCAAACACACATGACTGTTCATAAAAATAAATGA
- the LOC115110091 gene encoding zinc finger and SCAN domain-containing protein 2-like isoform X2: protein MSTAFCFQAQLVSVMDALSKTAVSEISKLVDIESKVLKLEITRGRNEIATLTEKLQLMENLFWVGGGHRQDATADTRTKTTTRVRDGSMNDYCERPQSEPKIAAIKKSESSWENICPPQEMHVIHQVEDGALVLETVPTTVVRDQPELIVIKEEPSEVDIWGSGPKTELINENGAATSLDTDVGCLDVLQHCPDSSDIHPILTESQVNHSTQPLSGVQSEDLDTHWTTPACSQSQDVQQITLAAQRSSITGNSSGGITNVPSQSFSVAKSNMKIHSLRTSGAKIFGCMQCGKNFRCSSQLEIHQRSHTGEKPYRCTLCGKRYAQKGHLYTHQRTHTGEKPYRCLDCGKSFIQKCTLDMHQRTHTGEKPYVCVKCGKGFTKNCNLKKHMGVHTEFSMHVYSESSLQEDRWTNRPQPY from the exons ATGTCGACAGCCTTTTGTTTTCAAGCACAGCTCGTTTCTGTCATGGACGCGTTATCAAAAACAGCAGTTTCAGAAATAAGCAAACTAGTCGACATCGAATCAAAGGTTTTAAAATTAGAAATAACGCGTGGTCGGAATGAAATAGCAACACTTACAGAGAAATTGCAGCTGATGGAGAATTTGTTTTGGGTCGGGGGGGGGCACAGGCAGGACGCAACGGCAGATACACGCACGAAAACGACAACAAGAGTGAGAGATGGTTCAATGAACGATTATTGTGAAAGACCTCAGTCTGAGCCCAAAATAGCTGCAATCAAAAAAAG TGAGAGTTCCTGGGAAAATATTTGTCCTCCCCAAGAGATGCACGTCATCCATCAGGTTGAAGATGGTGCTCTTGTTTTGGAAACAGTG CCTACCACAGTGGTGAGAGACCAGCCTGAGTTGATTGTGATCAAGGAGGAACCTTCAGAGGTGGACATATGGGGTAGTGGGCCAAAGACCGAGCTCATAAATGAAAATG gagcagcaacatcacTTGATACAGATGTTGGGTGTCTCGATGTGCTTCAGCATTGTCCAGATAGCTCAGACATCCACCCTATACTTACTGAGAGCCAAGTGAACCACAGCACTCAGCCCTTATCCGGAGTGCAATCGGAGGACCTGGACACGCATTGGACGACACCTGCATGTTCACAGAGCCAGGATGTGCAGCAGATCACACTTGCTGCACAGAGAAGCTCCATaactggaaacagctctggtggtaTAACAAATGTGCCCTCTCAGAGTTTCAGTGTGGCAAAGTCAAACATGAAGATCCACAGCCTGAGAACATCAGGAGCTAAAATATTTGGCTGTATGCAATGTGGCAAGAACTTCAGGTGTTCTAGTCAGCTGGAAATACACCAGCGAagtcacactggagagaaaccgtaCCGATGCACGCTGTGTGGAAAGAGATACGCACAGAAAGGGCATCTTTATACCCACCAACGCACACACACCGGAGAAAAGCCATATCGCTGCCTCGACTGTGGCAAGAGCTTCATTCAAAAATGCACTCTCGATATGCACCAACGTACCCACACCGGAGAAAAACCTTATGTTTGTGTGAAATGTGGGAAGGGATTTACTAAAAACTGTAACCTTAAGAAACACATGGGTGTACATACAGAGTTTAGCATGCATGTTTACAGTGAGTCCAGTTTACAAGAGGACAGATGGACAAATAGACCTCAGCCGTACTAG
- the pgls gene encoding 6-phosphogluconolactonase isoform X1 — protein MRVAKLRSPTKKREVRMSGRRVVVFPSAAELGPALAHLVASRADKALLDHGRFSLGLSGGSLVSMLSKELPALPDLDCSQWLAGFCDERLVPFNDGESTYGLYKNQLFSKINIPDSGVLAIDPSLSVQECAEDYARKLKEAFPKEDIPVFDLLLLGMGPDGHTCSLFPDHPLLEETQKIVAPIGDSPKPPPQRVTMTFPMVNLARCVVFVSTGGSKAPVLKQVLEGGEGPALPAARVVPSHGELFWLIDEPAAASLTLQVERPGSAAKL, from the exons ATGCGAGTGGCAAAATTGCGTTCGCCGACAAAAAAAAGAGAAG TCAGGATGTCAGGCAGAAGAGTAGTGGTGTTCCCCTCAGCAGCAGAGCTTGGTCCAGCTCTGGCTCACCTGGTAGCATCTCGGGCTGACAAGGCCCTGTTGGACCATGGCCGGTTCTCCCTGGGTCTCTCAGGGGGCAGCCTGGTGTCCATGCTCAGCAAGGAGCTGCCTGCCCTGCCAGACCTGGACTGCAGCCAATGGCTAGCAGGGTTCTGTGATGAGAGACTGGTTCCCTTCAACGATGGAGAGAGTACCTATGGACTGTACAAG AATCAGTTGTTCTCCAAAATCAACATCCCAGACAGTGGGGTCCTGGCGATTGACCCCTCTTTATCTGTACAGGAGTGTGCTGAGGATTATGCCCGCAAACTGAAGGag GCCTTCCCGAAGGAGGATATCCCTGTGTTTGATCTGTTGCTGCTGGGCATGGGGCCTGATGGACACACCTGTTCCCTCTTCCCAGACCATCCCCTGCTGGAG GAAACCCAGAAAATTGTGGCCCCAATCGGTGACTCGCCCAAGCCCCCACCACAACGTGTGACCATGACATTTCCCATGGTGAATTTAGCCCGCTGTGTGGTCTTTGTGTCAACAGGGGGCAGCAAAGCACCAGTGCTAAAG CAAGTGCTGGAGGGTGGGGAAGGCCCGGCACTACCTGCAGCCAGAGTGGTCCCCAGCCACGGTGAGCTGTTCTGGCTCATAGATGAACCAGCCGCTGCCTCCTTGACACTCCAGGTGGAGAGACCAGGCTCTGCAGCAAAACTCTAA
- the LOC115110091 gene encoding zinc finger and SCAN domain-containing protein 2-like isoform X3 yields the protein MNDYCERPQSEPKIAAIKKRFAKLTRFEYSMGSESSWENICPPQEMHVIHQVEDGALVLETVPTTVVRDQPELIVIKEEPSEVDIWGSGPKTELINENGAATSLDTDVGCLDVLQHCPDSSDIHPILTESQVNHSTQPLSGVQSEDLDTHWTTPACSQSQDVQQITLAAQRSSITGNSSGGITNVPSQSFSVAKSNMKIHSLRTSGAKIFGCMQCGKNFRCSSQLEIHQRSHTGEKPYRCTLCGKRYAQKGHLYTHQRTHTGEKPYRCLDCGKSFIQKCTLDMHQRTHTGEKPYVCVKCGKGFTKNCNLKKHMGVHTEFSMHVYSESSLQEDRWTNRPQPY from the exons ATGAACGATTATTGTGAAAGACCTCAGTCTGAGCCCAAAATAGCTGCAATCAAAAAAAGGTTTGCAAAGTTGACCCGTTTTGAATATTCTATGGGCAG TGAGAGTTCCTGGGAAAATATTTGTCCTCCCCAAGAGATGCACGTCATCCATCAGGTTGAAGATGGTGCTCTTGTTTTGGAAACAGTG CCTACCACAGTGGTGAGAGACCAGCCTGAGTTGATTGTGATCAAGGAGGAACCTTCAGAGGTGGACATATGGGGTAGTGGGCCAAAGACCGAGCTCATAAATGAAAATG gagcagcaacatcacTTGATACAGATGTTGGGTGTCTCGATGTGCTTCAGCATTGTCCAGATAGCTCAGACATCCACCCTATACTTACTGAGAGCCAAGTGAACCACAGCACTCAGCCCTTATCCGGAGTGCAATCGGAGGACCTGGACACGCATTGGACGACACCTGCATGTTCACAGAGCCAGGATGTGCAGCAGATCACACTTGCTGCACAGAGAAGCTCCATaactggaaacagctctggtggtaTAACAAATGTGCCCTCTCAGAGTTTCAGTGTGGCAAAGTCAAACATGAAGATCCACAGCCTGAGAACATCAGGAGCTAAAATATTTGGCTGTATGCAATGTGGCAAGAACTTCAGGTGTTCTAGTCAGCTGGAAATACACCAGCGAagtcacactggagagaaaccgtaCCGATGCACGCTGTGTGGAAAGAGATACGCACAGAAAGGGCATCTTTATACCCACCAACGCACACACACCGGAGAAAAGCCATATCGCTGCCTCGACTGTGGCAAGAGCTTCATTCAAAAATGCACTCTCGATATGCACCAACGTACCCACACCGGAGAAAAACCTTATGTTTGTGTGAAATGTGGGAAGGGATTTACTAAAAACTGTAACCTTAAGAAACACATGGGTGTACATACAGAGTTTAGCATGCATGTTTACAGTGAGTCCAGTTTACAAGAGGACAGATGGACAAATAGACCTCAGCCGTACTAG
- the pgls gene encoding 6-phosphogluconolactonase isoform X2: MSGRRVVVFPSAAELGPALAHLVASRADKALLDHGRFSLGLSGGSLVSMLSKELPALPDLDCSQWLAGFCDERLVPFNDGESTYGLYKNQLFSKINIPDSGVLAIDPSLSVQECAEDYARKLKEAFPKEDIPVFDLLLLGMGPDGHTCSLFPDHPLLEETQKIVAPIGDSPKPPPQRVTMTFPMVNLARCVVFVSTGGSKAPVLKQVLEGGEGPALPAARVVPSHGELFWLIDEPAAASLTLQVERPGSAAKL, from the exons ATGTCAGGCAGAAGAGTAGTGGTGTTCCCCTCAGCAGCAGAGCTTGGTCCAGCTCTGGCTCACCTGGTAGCATCTCGGGCTGACAAGGCCCTGTTGGACCATGGCCGGTTCTCCCTGGGTCTCTCAGGGGGCAGCCTGGTGTCCATGCTCAGCAAGGAGCTGCCTGCCCTGCCAGACCTGGACTGCAGCCAATGGCTAGCAGGGTTCTGTGATGAGAGACTGGTTCCCTTCAACGATGGAGAGAGTACCTATGGACTGTACAAG AATCAGTTGTTCTCCAAAATCAACATCCCAGACAGTGGGGTCCTGGCGATTGACCCCTCTTTATCTGTACAGGAGTGTGCTGAGGATTATGCCCGCAAACTGAAGGag GCCTTCCCGAAGGAGGATATCCCTGTGTTTGATCTGTTGCTGCTGGGCATGGGGCCTGATGGACACACCTGTTCCCTCTTCCCAGACCATCCCCTGCTGGAG GAAACCCAGAAAATTGTGGCCCCAATCGGTGACTCGCCCAAGCCCCCACCACAACGTGTGACCATGACATTTCCCATGGTGAATTTAGCCCGCTGTGTGGTCTTTGTGTCAACAGGGGGCAGCAAAGCACCAGTGCTAAAG CAAGTGCTGGAGGGTGGGGAAGGCCCGGCACTACCTGCAGCCAGAGTGGTCCCCAGCCACGGTGAGCTGTTCTGGCTCATAGATGAACCAGCCGCTGCCTCCTTGACACTCCAGGTGGAGAGACCAGGCTCTGCAGCAAAACTCTAA
- the LOC115110092 gene encoding zinc finger protein 24-like isoform X1, with protein sequence MNTMINRGSFQTQLASIMEMLSKAAVVEIGKLVDECSAVLRSEISQHMNENDALKKKCYLLEIELKTVKLHERKRVIANRCQNGVQVSGQIFTHRATENRDLSWKYILCVTAVKGDSCCRAGIFEKQSAPAIESVFGKDWCMDLWRDGESIPQDKETTIGSAILGDDGVTQAIDLEDNEPDLVFIKEELFEDQPVDQQRGHASNRKRSVAVEDAPEVERAAASQLHLYKGDLNTYPAGSQQVQPDTEQPTSIESLMEDPTLAGLVDHTAVPGPDAADGMYMDYPPRNTYAPRNRPSHQQGTGKDLKQQFDCLFCGKSFGYLSYLKVHIRRHSGEKPFGCTVCGKRFAQKTYLKLHQRTHSGEKPYSCTECGKSFSQKSSLNVHLRSHTGEKPYSCVDCGKSYTYKHGFNTHQCFN encoded by the exons ATGAATACGATGATAAATCGGGGAAGTTTTCAGACCCAGTTAGCTTCCATTATGGAAATGCTAAGCAAAGCTGCTGTGGTTGAAATCGGTAAACTTGTCGACGAGTGCTCGGCCGTTCTCCGTTCTGAAATATCCCAGCACATGAATGAGAACGATGCATTAAAGAAGAAATGTTATCTGCTAGAGATTGAATTAAAGACTGTAAAACTCCACGAGCGTAAAAGGGTCATTGCCAACCGTTGTCAGAATGGAGTTCAGGTCTCGGGACAAATATTTACGCATCGAGCAACAGAGAACCGAG ACCTTTCTTGGAAGTACATCCTGTGCGTAACAGCAGTAAAGGGCGATAGTTGCTGCAGGGCAGGCATATTTG AGAAGCAGTCTGCCCCCGCGATAGAGAGTGTCTTCGGTAAGGACTGGTGCATGGAtctatggagagatggggagtcaATCCCTCAGGATAAAGAGACAACAATTGGATCGGCCATCTTGGGCGATGATGGGGTCACTCAG GCAATAGACTTGGAGGACAATGAGCCTGACTTGGTGTTTATCAAAGAAGAGCTGTTTGAGGATCAGCCAGTGGACCAGCAGAGGGGACATGCAAGCAACAGAAAAA GGAGCGTAGCTGTGGAGGATGCTCCAGAAGTAGAGCGAGCAGCTGCCAGTCAACTTCACCTATACAAGGGGGACTTGAACACATACCCTGCAGGCAGCCAACAGGTACAGCCTGACACAGAGCAGCCCACATCCATTGAGAGCCTCATGGAAGATCCCACTCTGGCTGGTCTGGTTGACCACACAGCAGTGCCTGGCCCTGACGCAGCCGATGGGATGTACATGGACTATCCTCCACGCAACACATACGCACCAAGAAATCGGCCAAGCCACCAGCAGGGAACTGGAAAAGACCTGAAGCAGCAGTTTGACTGTTTGTTTTGTGGGAAGAGCTTTGGTTATTTGAGCTACTTGAAAGTCCACATCAGACGCCACTCTGGAGAGAAACCGTTTGGCTGCACCGTTTGCGGGAAGCGCTTTGCTCAGAAGACGTACCTGAAGCTGCATCAGCGTACACACTCTGGGGAGAAACCTTACAGTTGTACagagtgtgggaagagtttctctCAGAAGAGCTCGTTGAATGTCCACCTCCGGAGTCACACCggggagaagccttatagctgtgtcGACTGTGGGAAGAGCTACACCTATAAACACGGTTTTAACACACACCAATGTTTCAATTAA
- the LOC115110092 gene encoding zinc finger protein 24-like isoform X2, translating to MNTMINRGSFQTQLASIMEMLSKAAVVEIGKLVDECSAVLRSEISQHMNENDALKKKCYLLEIELKTVKLHERKRVIANRCQNGVQVSGQIFTHRATENREKQSAPAIESVFGKDWCMDLWRDGESIPQDKETTIGSAILGDDGVTQAIDLEDNEPDLVFIKEELFEDQPVDQQRGHASNRKRSVAVEDAPEVERAAASQLHLYKGDLNTYPAGSQQVQPDTEQPTSIESLMEDPTLAGLVDHTAVPGPDAADGMYMDYPPRNTYAPRNRPSHQQGTGKDLKQQFDCLFCGKSFGYLSYLKVHIRRHSGEKPFGCTVCGKRFAQKTYLKLHQRTHSGEKPYSCTECGKSFSQKSSLNVHLRSHTGEKPYSCVDCGKSYTYKHGFNTHQCFN from the exons ATGAATACGATGATAAATCGGGGAAGTTTTCAGACCCAGTTAGCTTCCATTATGGAAATGCTAAGCAAAGCTGCTGTGGTTGAAATCGGTAAACTTGTCGACGAGTGCTCGGCCGTTCTCCGTTCTGAAATATCCCAGCACATGAATGAGAACGATGCATTAAAGAAGAAATGTTATCTGCTAGAGATTGAATTAAAGACTGTAAAACTCCACGAGCGTAAAAGGGTCATTGCCAACCGTTGTCAGAATGGAGTTCAGGTCTCGGGACAAATATTTACGCATCGAGCAACAGAGAACCGAG AGAAGCAGTCTGCCCCCGCGATAGAGAGTGTCTTCGGTAAGGACTGGTGCATGGAtctatggagagatggggagtcaATCCCTCAGGATAAAGAGACAACAATTGGATCGGCCATCTTGGGCGATGATGGGGTCACTCAG GCAATAGACTTGGAGGACAATGAGCCTGACTTGGTGTTTATCAAAGAAGAGCTGTTTGAGGATCAGCCAGTGGACCAGCAGAGGGGACATGCAAGCAACAGAAAAA GGAGCGTAGCTGTGGAGGATGCTCCAGAAGTAGAGCGAGCAGCTGCCAGTCAACTTCACCTATACAAGGGGGACTTGAACACATACCCTGCAGGCAGCCAACAGGTACAGCCTGACACAGAGCAGCCCACATCCATTGAGAGCCTCATGGAAGATCCCACTCTGGCTGGTCTGGTTGACCACACAGCAGTGCCTGGCCCTGACGCAGCCGATGGGATGTACATGGACTATCCTCCACGCAACACATACGCACCAAGAAATCGGCCAAGCCACCAGCAGGGAACTGGAAAAGACCTGAAGCAGCAGTTTGACTGTTTGTTTTGTGGGAAGAGCTTTGGTTATTTGAGCTACTTGAAAGTCCACATCAGACGCCACTCTGGAGAGAAACCGTTTGGCTGCACCGTTTGCGGGAAGCGCTTTGCTCAGAAGACGTACCTGAAGCTGCATCAGCGTACACACTCTGGGGAGAAACCTTACAGTTGTACagagtgtgggaagagtttctctCAGAAGAGCTCGTTGAATGTCCACCTCCGGAGTCACACCggggagaagccttatagctgtgtcGACTGTGGGAAGAGCTACACCTATAAACACGGTTTTAACACACACCAATGTTTCAATTAA
- the LOC115110855 gene encoding zinc finger protein 226-like isoform X1, with protein sequence MSKRASFHTQLSSIMEILSRTAMAHVCKLVDDEYAGISLENEALIDKLHNLESELTIVKSTAPKLAGNYRSVGVQTGETITRIDRGLNGSPTIEGIFGKEWCLDLWNHGDPYSTENSPQHIAKSTGVPSGQADVKEEDFEVEIINSRDQQERPTIILDGDDDLLDNGREGPSNEYPSFDSFRQDRPGRRDKQVLEMSTTDVSTGHTLRFISIDGVEEEYGEHVFPIEDDETNEFLPDDTELLPNEGQDEHITKPTYAKKSLAKSKSKAGKTAGKTKTFSYFNRFNLHSHSKSDTNKLSCVICKKTFLRQNHLTMHMKSHKSLYCSVCKNCYPGKTQLKKHKCVAPDDLASNSSKYFCHYCGKSFSCPSSLRIHHLVHTGERPHTCTVCGRGFTQKGNLKCHMRLHTGEKPYKCLTCEIGFTQKVYLTQHLAKAHGQKEDNKKKKQVHKCSKCQLSFVNQQLLQTHMTVHKNK encoded by the exons ATGTCTAAACGCGCTTCTTTTCACACACAACTGTCCTCCATCATGGAAATACTGTCTAGAACCGCAATGGCTCATGTGTGCAAACTGGTTGACGACGAATACGCGGGAATTTCTTTAGAAAATGAGGCTCTCATTGATAAATTGCATAATCTGGAAAGTGAACTGACAATTGTGAAAAGCACAGCTCCCAAGCTGGCTGGAAACTATCGCTCTGTTGGTGTTCAAACTGGTGAAACTATCACCAGAATAGACAGAG GTCTAAATGGGTCCCCTACCATCGAAGGAATATTTGGGAAGGAATGGTGCCTTGATCTATGGAACCATGGGGATCCCTACAGCACAGAGAACAGTCCGCAACACATTGCCAAA TCAACAGGGGTGCCTTCAGGCCAAGCTGACGTTAAAGAGGAGGATTTTGAGGTGGAAATCATAAACAGCAGAGACCAACAGGAAAGACCAACAATAATTTTAGACG GAGATGACGACTTATTGGACAATGGAAGAGAAGGGCCCTCCAATGAGTATCCATCCTTTGATTCCTTCCGCCAGGACAGGCCAGGGAGACGGGATAAACAGGTACTGGAGATGTCAACTACGGATGTCTCCACAGGACACACTTTACGTTTCATATCCATCGacggagtggaggaggaatatggCGAACATGTATTTCCCATTGAGGACGATGAGACGAACGAGTTCCTACCAGACGATACCGAGCTGTTGCCCAACGAAGGACAAGATGAACACATCACAAAGCCAACGTATGCAAAGAAGTCTTTAGCAAAGTCAAAAAGCAAAGCTGGAAAGACTGCTGGGAAGACTAAGACTTTCAGTTACTTTAATAGGTTTAACTTGCACTCCCATAGTAAATCCGACACAAACAAGTTAAGTTGTGTGATTTGTAAGAAGACTTTCTTGCGGCAGAACCATCTGACGATGCATATGAAATCTCACAAATCGCTGTACTGCAGTGTGTGTAAGAACTGTTATCCTGGGAAAACTCAGCTCAAAAAACACAAGTGTGTTGCTCCCGATGATCTGGCCTCGAACAGCTCGAAGTACTTTTGCCATTACTGCGGCAAGTCTTTCAGCTGTCCGTCAAGCCTGAGGATACACCACCTGGTGCACACGGGAGAGAGACCCCACACGTGCACTGTCTGCGGGAGAGGATTCACACAGAAGGGCAATCTGAAATGTCACATGCGCCTTCACACTGGTGAGAAACCGTACAAATGCCTCACATGCGAAATTGGTTTCACCCAGAAAGTATACCTCACTCAGCACTTGGCCAAAGCTCACGGTCAAAAGGAAGATAATAAGAAAAAGAAGCAAGTGCACAAATGTTCTAAGTGTCAGTTGTCTTTCGTCAATCAGCAACTGCTCCAAACACACATGACTGTTCATAAAAATAAATGA